Proteins found in one bacterium genomic segment:
- a CDS encoding cyclase family protein: MRIVDLTHGVNRKNVTGDVIPVVVRSADPISRIALDDLVTLATVVDLTDRADETEISLGDISKTGVADIGGCILHTDWCDHYISGLRTKSPVLTIGAASYLLQGGVRTIASDFPITTEAADLLIHNNCILVHCLSNIGELCKSIVRLVALPLKVDDVYSAEARVIAIEE, from the coding sequence ATGAGAATAGTCGATCTTACGCATGGCGTCAATCGAAAGAATGTGACAGGGGATGTAATTCCGGTGGTTGTCCGTTCCGCCGATCCTATCAGTCGTATAGCGTTGGATGATTTGGTCACGCTTGCGACGGTGGTCGATCTTACCGACCGCGCCGACGAGACAGAGATCAGCCTTGGGGATATATCGAAAACAGGTGTAGCCGATATAGGTGGGTGCATACTGCACACGGACTGGTGCGATCACTATATTTCCGGCCTGCGCACCAAGTCACCTGTGCTGACGATAGGGGCCGCTTCATATCTGCTGCAGGGCGGCGTACGCACGATTGCTTCGGACTTTCCGATCACAACGGAAGCAGCAGACCTGCTCATCCACAACAACTGCATACTCGTTCACTGCCTGAGCAACATAGGCGAGCTTTGCAAGTCGATAGTCCGGCTTGTTGCGCTCCCGCTCAAGGTTGATGATGTATACAGCGCCGAGGCGCGCGTGATCGCTATAGAAGAATAG
- a CDS encoding DUF3006 domain-containing protein has product MTEKKLRAFVDRVENEYAVVLLDEEGVQIDWPVDKLPPEAVEGTELTITVRVNSSQ; this is encoded by the coding sequence ATGACAGAGAAAAAACTGCGCGCGTTTGTCGACAGGGTCGAAAACGAATATGCCGTTGTCCTGCTTGATGAGGAAGGCGTCCAGATAGACTGGCCGGTTGATAAACTGCCTCCTGAGGCAGTCGAAGGGACAGAGTTGACCATAACCGTGCGCGTGAATAGCAGTCAATAG
- a CDS encoding FHA domain-containing protein — translation MLRIVRYTFAGMLGAIIAWALMEPTPLMPDDGGSIGYGSIVAIGLISGLVIGLMLGIAEGLSGLSPRDAVKSAVLGAVVGAAGGMVGLAMGNAFYNGMYQLAGAGAPAQQLPSDIPAQARPASSMMPGPLSFVLLLIGRGFGWALIGMFIGLSQGIATFSTKKMVNGAIGGIIGGGIGGSVFEILAWLNRGGAANFPPGMIRFISFAITGGAIGLFIGFIEEVAKRAWLVRLVGRNEGKEYSLYKQITTIGRSELADIPVFTDPDVSERHASVGVEGGRYYVEDLGSTYGTKVDGQSISKNVLRDGDVIEIGKTKFLFHDKASAPKYVQSAPPMVDNVQIPNSDRICPFCGAIKDANGNCECTVGAQPPVQNMQQTMQQTVHQPVQQPTIQPQGQPHFFGEPDQASAQFPQPSDPPQGARLTAISGPYSGNTYMLGSGQTEIGRDAAKPIGLPNDNTVSRNHARIAQEVTCYVIYDSGSTNGTFVNGNRVQRQELKPGDLVQIGNSKFRFDI, via the coding sequence ATGTTAAGGATAGTCAGATACACATTTGCAGGGATGCTTGGGGCGATAATCGCGTGGGCCTTGATGGAGCCAACGCCTCTGATGCCGGATGATGGCGGCTCGATAGGTTATGGCTCAATTGTCGCAATCGGCCTGATATCGGGTCTTGTAATCGGTTTGATGCTTGGTATTGCCGAGGGTTTATCGGGCCTGTCGCCGAGGGATGCGGTGAAAAGTGCTGTGCTGGGGGCTGTAGTCGGAGCGGCAGGCGGCATGGTCGGCCTGGCTATGGGTAATGCGTTTTATAACGGCATGTATCAGCTTGCGGGAGCTGGCGCACCGGCGCAGCAGTTGCCGTCCGATATACCTGCACAGGCACGGCCAGCATCGTCTATGATGCCTGGACCGCTCTCATTCGTGTTGCTGCTGATCGGCAGAGGATTCGGATGGGCGCTTATAGGCATGTTCATCGGCCTCTCCCAGGGAATTGCGACATTTTCGACAAAGAAGATGGTCAATGGAGCTATCGGCGGCATTATAGGTGGCGGCATAGGCGGATCGGTCTTTGAGATACTCGCATGGCTGAACCGCGGCGGCGCGGCAAACTTCCCTCCGGGGATGATCCGTTTTATCAGTTTCGCTATAACCGGCGGCGCAATCGGCCTCTTTATCGGCTTTATCGAGGAAGTGGCCAAGCGGGCATGGCTGGTTCGCTTGGTGGGTCGAAATGAGGGTAAAGAATACTCTCTATATAAGCAAATCACGACTATCGGCCGCAGCGAACTCGCGGACATACCAGTTTTCACAGACCCTGACGTCTCAGAACGCCATGCTTCAGTCGGTGTTGAGGGCGGTCGATATTATGTAGAGGATTTGGGCTCGACCTACGGGACGAAAGTGGACGGCCAGAGCATATCGAAAAATGTCCTCCGAGATGGTGACGTGATCGAGATAGGCAAAACGAAATTTCTCTTCCATGACAAAGCCAGCGCGCCGAAGTATGTGCAGTCCGCTCCGCCGATGGTTGACAATGTCCAGATACCGAACTCGGATCGCATCTGCCCGTTCTGCGGGGCGATAAAGGATGCAAACGGCAACTGCGAGTGCACTGTGGGTGCTCAGCCGCCTGTCCAGAATATGCAGCAGACGATGCAACAGACAGTGCACCAGCCCGTTCAACAGCCGACAATCCAGCCTCAGGGACAGCCACATTTCTTTGGCGAGCCTGACCAGGCTTCCGCGCAGTTTCCGCAGCCGTCTGATCCGCCACAGGGTGCAAGGCTTACTGCCATATCGGGTCCTTATTCCGGCAATACATATATGTTGGGATCAGGTCAGACTGAGATAGGCCGCGATGCAGCCAAACCGATCGGTCTGCCCAACGACAACACTGTCTCGCGCAATCACGCGCGCATTGCGCAGGAAGTGACCTGCTATGTTATCTACGATTCGGGCAGCACCAACGGGACTTTTGTGAACGGCAATCGTGTCCAGCGCCAGGAGCTTAAACCGGGCGATCTGGTCCAGATAGGCAACAGCAAATTTAGATTTGATATTTAG
- a CDS encoding NAD(P)H-hydrate dehydratase, translating to MNNLDMLPVVTAQQMRDLDRRATEEFGIPSILLMENAGRAVYEAAVELLGSVELRNILIVAGPGNNGGDGFVAARFLYNAGANVRIFYFGDRKKAKGDALTNLEIAQKIGLDIDYSKDTDALGLAIKPCHLVIDALLGTGVKGELKPEIARVVGAMNRRGCPLIAVDIPSGIDADTGRPLGPPLGKEHIGESAVRADMTVTLALPKIGMVSSAECAEYVGELVTADISIPDEAVLSSNEFQTWMLEGSPLFISGRPFGAHKGDMGHLAIVAGSVGMTGAATLAAMGALRIGTGLVTVAVPESLNDIIEVKLTEAMTIPVPEGKSRAFGMASLDNVLEIIEKRDAVVIGPGFGRDEDTIAFTLELIKNLDKPAIIDADALFAISRDLSVVKNCKAPLVLTPHPGEMATLSGTSVDKVQSNRIEAARTFAREYGVTLVLKGARTIIAEPDGMAFINMSGTPGMATGGTGDVLSGMIGGLLAREPDMLTWMQACSAVYIHGRAGELAAEKLGEDAMLASDLADNIGAAIMQELDESEKE from the coding sequence TTGAATAATCTGGACATGCTGCCGGTTGTGACGGCACAGCAGATGCGTGACCTCGATAGACGCGCGACTGAGGAGTTCGGGATTCCAAGCATACTGTTGATGGAAAATGCCGGGCGCGCCGTCTATGAAGCTGCAGTGGAACTGCTCGGCAGCGTGGAGCTTAGGAATATACTAATTGTCGCCGGACCGGGCAACAACGGCGGCGACGGATTTGTGGCGGCTCGGTTCCTTTACAACGCAGGCGCGAACGTGAGAATATTTTATTTTGGTGATCGCAAGAAAGCCAAAGGAGACGCGCTCACAAACCTGGAGATAGCGCAAAAGATCGGTCTGGATATTGACTATTCCAAAGATACAGATGCTCTCGGCCTGGCAATTAAGCCGTGCCATCTTGTTATAGATGCTCTTCTGGGAACAGGCGTAAAGGGAGAGTTGAAACCTGAGATTGCACGAGTGGTCGGCGCTATGAACCGCAGAGGATGCCCATTGATTGCTGTCGACATTCCGTCAGGAATAGATGCGGACACAGGCAGACCTCTTGGACCGCCGTTAGGCAAGGAACATATCGGCGAAAGCGCAGTTCGAGCGGATATGACGGTTACTCTTGCACTTCCGAAGATAGGTATGGTGAGTTCAGCCGAATGCGCTGAGTATGTGGGCGAACTGGTGACGGCGGATATAAGTATTCCCGATGAAGCCGTTCTGAGTTCTAATGAGTTTCAGACATGGATGCTGGAGGGAAGCCCATTATTTATCAGCGGCAGACCTTTTGGCGCGCATAAGGGCGATATGGGGCATCTGGCGATTGTTGCCGGTTCAGTCGGCATGACCGGCGCCGCGACTCTTGCCGCAATGGGAGCGCTCAGGATCGGGACTGGGCTTGTAACAGTAGCCGTGCCGGAGTCGCTCAATGATATTATAGAAGTAAAGCTCACGGAGGCTATGACTATCCCTGTGCCCGAGGGCAAATCCCGCGCATTCGGGATGGCATCGCTTGATAATGTCCTTGAGATAATTGAGAAGCGTGATGCAGTGGTGATCGGACCGGGATTCGGCAGGGACGAAGACACCATAGCTTTTACACTGGAGCTAATTAAGAATCTGGATAAGCCTGCAATAATAGATGCGGATGCGCTGTTTGCGATTTCCAGGGATTTGAGCGTCGTAAAAAATTGTAAAGCGCCGCTAGTGTTGACACCGCATCCGGGTGAGATGGCGACGTTGTCAGGAACGTCTGTGGACAAAGTGCAGTCAAATAGAATAGAGGCTGCACGAACATTTGCGCGAGAATATGGCGTGACGCTTGTCCTAAAGGGCGCTCGCACTATAATCGCCGAACCTGACGGGATGGCGTTCATAAATATGTCCGGCACGCCCGGCATGGCTACTGGCGGCACGGGCGATGTTTTGTCCGGCATGATAGGCGGACTGCTTGCCCGTGAGCCGGATATGTTGACTTGGATGCAGGCGTGCAGCGCAGTTTACATTCATGGCAGGGCAGGGGAGTTGGCGGCTGAGAAGCTCGGAGAAGATGCCATGCTTGCCTCCGACTTGGCAGACAATATAGGCGCAGCCATCATGCAAGAATTGGACGAATCAGAAAAGGAGTGA
- the tadA gene encoding Flp pilus assembly complex ATPase component TadA, with product MQSLPKTRLGDMLVAAGVLTGDQLDWALEKQKQNYKRLGQILLEAELASEDDIAEARALQLEMPHIQLGEYPIASEVTRLVPESIARTYTLVPVSVSNEKLAVAMSNPMDVEAIDAVARSSRMRVEPLLASEARIMATLDQVYGGSSGDDITASIEEAVCGVDIQIQENDLSNDIAEERRQSGQAPVIKTVNLVLQEAVKQHASDIHLEPRANHLEIRYRIDGALQHIRNLPKAIQPAVISRIKIMSELDIAEKRKPQDGRIALRVHNKNIDLRISTLPVQYGERVVMRVLDKSAQQFSVEKLGFAEQEHAVFESLIRKPHGIILVTGPTGSGKTTTLYAALTHIKSEDTNIMTCEDPIEYELDGINQSAVNVKAGLTFAAQLRAILRQDPDVILVGEIRDGETAEVAFQAAMTGHLVFSTLHCNTAPSAITRLVDMGVESFLIGSSVIGVLAQRLVRTLCPRCKSPYKPTIDELALLGIEDIDEKAEFYKPVGCPQCNMRGYSGRLAIFELMPVNEEMRRLALHNPTADQVRDVAVAAGMRSMKDHAVEKIMAGLTTIDEVRRKVFVEDE from the coding sequence ATGCAATCGCTGCCTAAGACACGACTTGGTGATATGCTGGTCGCAGCAGGTGTGCTCACCGGCGATCAACTCGATTGGGCACTTGAAAAACAAAAACAAAATTACAAGCGCCTGGGACAAATTTTGCTCGAAGCGGAACTGGCCTCTGAAGATGATATAGCCGAAGCACGTGCACTTCAACTTGAAATGCCTCATATTCAATTGGGTGAGTATCCGATTGCAAGTGAAGTGACACGGCTCGTGCCTGAATCGATTGCCCGCACATATACCCTGGTGCCGGTGAGCGTTTCAAACGAAAAGCTTGCGGTCGCTATGTCCAATCCCATGGATGTTGAAGCAATAGACGCGGTCGCGAGAAGCAGCCGTATGCGTGTCGAGCCACTGCTGGCAAGTGAAGCGCGCATCATGGCGACTCTGGATCAGGTCTATGGCGGTTCAAGCGGGGATGACATCACCGCGTCCATCGAGGAAGCCGTCTGCGGTGTCGATATTCAAATCCAGGAAAACGATCTTTCAAACGATATAGCCGAAGAGCGCAGACAAAGTGGACAGGCACCGGTCATCAAGACAGTGAACCTCGTCCTGCAGGAAGCTGTTAAGCAGCATGCCAGTGATATTCACCTTGAGCCTAGAGCCAACCATCTGGAAATTCGTTATCGAATCGATGGCGCTCTTCAGCACATTCGTAATCTGCCCAAGGCCATCCAACCAGCGGTAATCAGCCGTATCAAGATCATGTCCGAACTCGATATAGCCGAAAAGCGCAAGCCGCAGGACGGCAGAATTGCATTGAGGGTCCATAACAAAAATATCGACCTGCGTATCTCCACACTGCCTGTCCAATATGGAGAGCGTGTGGTTATGCGTGTCCTGGACAAGTCAGCGCAGCAGTTTTCGGTTGAAAAGCTCGGGTTCGCAGAGCAAGAACATGCCGTATTTGAGAGCCTTATCCGAAAGCCTCACGGGATAATACTGGTCACAGGTCCCACAGGCAGCGGCAAAACCACAACTCTCTACGCCGCACTGACACACATCAAGTCAGAAGACACCAACATTATGACATGCGAAGACCCCATCGAATATGAACTCGACGGGATCAACCAGTCAGCAGTCAATGTAAAGGCAGGACTGACATTCGCGGCGCAGCTTCGAGCAATTCTGCGGCAGGACCCGGATGTTATCCTGGTTGGAGAAATTCGAGACGGTGAGACTGCTGAGGTTGCATTCCAGGCCGCTATGACCGGACACCTTGTCTTTTCAACCCTTCACTGCAACACCGCTCCCAGCGCTATTACGCGTCTTGTCGATATGGGAGTCGAGTCTTTCCTTATTGGCTCGTCCGTAATAGGCGTGCTTGCACAGAGACTTGTGCGCACGCTCTGCCCGCGCTGCAAATCTCCGTATAAGCCGACAATTGACGAACTGGCTCTGCTTGGTATTGAAGACATTGATGAAAAAGCGGAGTTCTACAAGCCCGTCGGTTGTCCGCAGTGCAATATGCGCGGCTATTCGGGTCGGCTTGCAATCTTTGAGCTGATGCCGGTAAATGAAGAGATGCGGCGCCTGGCGCTGCATAACCCTACTGCCGACCAGGTACGCGATGTGGCTGTCGCAGCCGGCATGAGATCCATGAAAGACCATGCCGTAGAAAAAATCATGGCGGGGCTTACCACAATAGACGAAGTGCGGCGTAAAGTGTTTGTCGAGGACGAATAA
- a CDS encoding FHA domain-containing protein has translation MSACAACAAVKVNVAKKGSYVYWLTCKNALGETQTTLPEVFKGKGTNLDAKDLPVKFTDGKLFVMDKKTGNMVIVDYAAPKDEKSAKPINLKSDDFQYVRNVRLRIVTQDGAPVARGIVHITDGMGTEMSAVLTPADEGYVIFKNVATGEISVKVDAEGLTKTKDSDIELPEKRDSLGFERNVKVMGDVDTLPVEPSTTTKGNAQPATAKPGPGSYILPSIVGVIFIAIIIVVFYSIFKSKGITAGEALKKMGVELPGDQAANVPAPEPQDSVDPNICQFCGQKKDANGNCACTITAGASPFGGQSQSAGPRLIGTQGAYAGRIFDIPEGSVIIGRESSNQIALTDDSTASRRHAAITSANGEYTIRDEGSSNGTFVNGARITEQKLTPGDEIQIGGSKFRFEC, from the coding sequence ATGAGCGCATGTGCAGCATGCGCCGCTGTAAAGGTCAATGTCGCAAAAAAAGGCAGCTATGTCTACTGGCTGACCTGCAAAAATGCCCTCGGCGAGACTCAGACAACACTGCCAGAAGTCTTCAAGGGCAAAGGCACCAATCTGGACGCTAAGGATCTGCCGGTCAAATTCACGGATGGCAAGCTCTTTGTGATGGACAAGAAGACCGGCAACATGGTGATAGTGGACTACGCAGCGCCCAAGGACGAAAAGTCTGCCAAGCCGATAAACCTCAAGTCTGACGATTTCCAGTATGTCCGCAATGTCAGGCTCAGGATAGTGACCCAGGACGGTGCGCCTGTAGCGCGCGGGATCGTCCATATCACGGATGGAATGGGCACCGAGATGAGCGCGGTGCTCACACCTGCCGACGAGGGATATGTGATATTTAAGAATGTGGCGACTGGCGAGATCAGCGTAAAGGTGGACGCCGAGGGTCTGACCAAGACCAAGGATTCGGACATCGAGCTTCCCGAAAAACGCGACAGCCTCGGCTTTGAGAGGAATGTAAAAGTCATGGGCGATGTGGATACACTGCCTGTAGAGCCAAGCACAACCACTAAAGGCAATGCACAGCCTGCAACTGCGAAGCCTGGGCCGGGGTCGTATATTCTGCCGAGTATTGTCGGGGTAATCTTCATTGCGATCATAATCGTTGTGTTCTATTCCATATTCAAGTCCAAGGGGATCACTGCAGGCGAAGCGCTCAAGAAAATGGGTGTTGAGCTGCCTGGCGATCAAGCGGCAAATGTGCCCGCTCCCGAACCGCAGGATTCAGTCGACCCGAATATATGCCAGTTCTGCGGTCAGAAAAAAGATGCCAACGGCAACTGTGCATGCACCATTACTGCCGGAGCATCGCCATTCGGCGGGCAGTCTCAATCGGCTGGTCCAAGATTGATAGGAACGCAGGGCGCATATGCAGGCAGAATTTTCGATATACCGGAGGGCAGTGTAATCATTGGGCGCGAATCATCAAACCAGATTGCTCTGACAGATGACAGCACGGCTTCCAGGCGGCATGCCGCAATCACATCTGCAAACGGTGAGTATACGATTCGTGATGAGGGTAGTTCCAACGGCACGTTCGTCAACGGTGCTCGTATTACTGAGCAGAAGCTGACCCCTGGTGATGAAATTCAGATCGGCGGGTCTAAGTTTAGGTTTGAATGTTAG
- the acpS gene encoding holo-ACP synthase: protein MPILGVGTDIVETARIREVLEREEAFARRVFTQAELDYSLPKQSKYLHLAARFAAKEAVAKALGRSFSWQDVEVVNNALGKPEVKLHGEAKGAAGKARVHLSVSHTKNYASAVAIVEE from the coding sequence ATGCCGATACTAGGTGTAGGGACGGATATAGTGGAGACCGCGCGCATACGTGAAGTGCTGGAGCGCGAAGAGGCTTTTGCGCGCCGCGTATTTACACAGGCCGAACTGGATTATTCACTGCCTAAGCAGTCGAAATATCTTCACCTTGCCGCCAGGTTCGCAGCCAAGGAGGCCGTGGCCAAGGCTCTGGGCAGGTCGTTTTCCTGGCAGGATGTCGAGGTAGTCAATAACGCTCTGGGCAAGCCGGAGGTGAAGCTCCATGGCGAGGCGAAAGGTGCGGCAGGCAAGGCGAGAGTGCATTTGAGTGTGTCGCATACGAAGAATTATGCGAGCGCAGTTGCGATTGTGGAGGAATGA
- a CDS encoding VWA domain-containing protein, translating to MDDSTKMIFPDDPNKTRIGGVDPNATQMSGGGWDANRTAMASNMAAVSVECIPGNTYALATGESREHLLAKITASGAAMGSRMPINICLILDRSGSMEGPPMDYMKQACGYVVDLLEPNDVLSVVTFAETAQVLMPARRVVNKALIKEHINRLDVGNTTNLYDGIALGCSQIASIPAQGYVTRALLFTDGEPTEGNKDFQSIVGQVAEQKSRGITVTALGFGSEYNEELLASIAKRSGGNYYYITRPELIPEVFRKELETLMMIVARNVKMRVQMSRWVQVRQIYNKLPTFGHRSAEVGLADLERGDTTSAVIELDLGPRPGGKYRVAKIEVIYDDSMTGRTETVSCDAVLEFTADQNLIAANVNPLVQREIEVAEASRNLEKTVMGMRTQQIAPTEAMHELEKTRMLLAQQGRTLQAQEIQQAIDSIKQGSGAEKTLVGTIINLDRGKTK from the coding sequence ATGGATGACAGTACAAAAATGATCTTTCCTGACGATCCGAATAAGACCCGCATCGGCGGTGTGGATCCCAATGCCACACAGATGTCCGGCGGTGGATGGGATGCCAACCGGACTGCAATGGCATCGAATATGGCGGCTGTGAGTGTCGAGTGCATTCCGGGTAATACGTATGCGCTTGCCACTGGTGAGTCACGCGAGCATCTGCTTGCCAAGATAACCGCCAGCGGCGCTGCGATGGGTTCACGGATGCCTATCAATATTTGCCTGATTCTCGACCGCAGCGGCTCCATGGAGGGTCCGCCGATGGACTATATGAAGCAGGCATGCGGTTATGTGGTCGATTTGCTGGAGCCTAACGACGTGCTATCGGTCGTGACATTTGCCGAAACAGCACAGGTTCTTATGCCTGCGCGGCGTGTAGTAAACAAGGCTCTTATCAAGGAGCACATCAACCGTCTGGACGTGGGCAATACTACAAACCTTTATGATGGGATCGCTCTGGGCTGCAGCCAGATCGCGTCTATTCCGGCGCAGGGATATGTCACTCGCGCGCTGCTATTTACGGACGGCGAGCCTACTGAGGGCAACAAAGACTTTCAATCTATCGTAGGCCAGGTAGCCGAGCAAAAGAGCAGGGGGATCACGGTCACTGCCCTGGGTTTCGGCAGCGAGTATAACGAAGAACTGCTTGCTTCCATTGCAAAGCGCAGCGGCGGAAATTATTACTATATCACTCGCCCGGAGCTGATCCCTGAGGTCTTCCGCAAAGAGCTGGAGACATTGATGATGATAGTCGCGCGGAACGTAAAGATGCGCGTGCAGATGTCGCGATGGGTGCAGGTGCGGCAGATATACAACAAGCTGCCGACATTCGGCCACCGCTCGGCGGAGGTAGGTCTTGCCGATCTCGAACGTGGGGACACCACCAGCGCCGTAATTGAGCTTGACCTGGGACCCAGGCCGGGAGGCAAATACAGGGTTGCAAAGATCGAAGTTATCTACGACGACTCCATGACCGGCCGTACAGAGACTGTCTCATGCGATGCCGTATTGGAGTTCACTGCCGATCAGAACCTAATAGCTGCCAACGTGAACCCATTGGTCCAGCGTGAGATAGAGGTTGCCGAAGCGTCGAGGAATTTGGAGAAGACGGTAATGGGCATGCGTACCCAGCAGATTGCTCCCACGGAAGCCATGCATGAACTCGAAAAGACCAGGATGCTCCTAGCCCAGCAGGGAAGGACTCTGCAGGCTCAAGAAATTCAGCAGGCCATCGACTCGATCAAACAAGGCTCCGGCGCTGAAAAGACTCTCGTCGGCACAATTATCAACCTCGACCGGGGGAAAACGAAATGA
- a CDS encoding CheB methylesterase domain-containing protein, giving the protein MMQLSDSSAQTLNYTGPVVVIAAGTGGPQALTQILPQFPSSFPGTIIVIQQMRNGFTRVLANMLNQMCNLPVHEPVDGQALQPSRILMTPSNCRLMFTKDDFGTPGIRVLVEDIDDLPEERRSRVDHMMTSIAGTFAKQTVGVLLTGIGTDGREGLRTIHSAGGITIAQDSASSVVFDLPSYAIEAGVVHETLPLWNIADRIIELAKENADAIAA; this is encoded by the coding sequence ATGATGCAGCTTTCCGATTCTTCAGCACAAACGCTTAACTATACCGGTCCGGTCGTTGTGATTGCGGCCGGCACCGGGGGACCACAAGCTCTCACTCAGATACTGCCTCAGTTCCCATCCAGCTTTCCAGGCACGATAATCGTCATCCAGCAGATGCGAAACGGTTTTACACGTGTGCTTGCGAATATGCTTAATCAGATGTGCAATCTGCCGGTTCATGAGCCTGTTGATGGACAGGCACTGCAACCGTCACGTATTTTGATGACACCCAGCAACTGCCGTCTGATGTTCACAAAGGATGATTTCGGCACGCCGGGTATAAGAGTGCTCGTCGAAGATATTGATGACCTGCCGGAAGAAAGGCGCTCTCGTGTCGATCATATGATGACTTCTATAGCAGGTACTTTCGCCAAACAGACTGTTGGAGTCCTGCTGACCGGCATCGGCACCGATGGACGCGAGGGACTTCGCACAATTCACAGCGCCGGAGGGATTACCATCGCGCAGGATTCGGCTTCAAGCGTTGTCTTCGACTTACCCTCATATGCAATAGAGGCGGGGGTTGTCCATGAGACATTGCCGCTCTGGAATATTGCGGACCGTATTATCGAACTTGCAAAGGAGAACGCCGATGCAATCGCTGCCTAA
- a CDS encoding FHA domain-containing protein → MNETMRWDHNNNKWEGEAPAKSDFAQNKWEGEAPAEPGFDQNKTQIAGATQMVMEPETNATQFAANVTCPVCETPNPPSETYCIDCGFMLSSAPVALEDMPEPEDLGKLVTPDGTREFVLKSGENSVGRENADILLTHNTVSRRHAKITVQDGHVCVTDFGSTNGTFVDGRRLTGDEAVEIKDGAELMFGSMTVKFQAPLAPIEEASEESALESEEETEQENVESSAVEPDVEPETEVESAEGEPAPVGKLIANDGSMSFDIANGENTIGRRDGDNTIVISDPYISGRHADLHAENGLFIVTDVGSTNGTSVNGVRLQPNEPKDILDGDEITIGQKVFRIEVA, encoded by the coding sequence ATGAACGAGACAATGCGTTGGGATCATAACAATAACAAGTGGGAGGGTGAGGCTCCTGCCAAGTCAGATTTTGCGCAGAACAAATGGGAGGGCGAGGCTCCTGCCGAGCCGGGTTTCGATCAGAACAAAACCCAAATCGCAGGCGCGACTCAGATGGTTATGGAGCCGGAGACCAATGCTACTCAGTTCGCCGCCAATGTGACCTGCCCCGTGTGCGAGACACCTAACCCGCCTTCGGAGACATACTGCATAGACTGTGGTTTTATGCTCAGCAGCGCGCCTGTGGCACTTGAGGATATGCCCGAGCCTGAGGATTTGGGCAAACTCGTAACACCTGACGGCACACGTGAGTTCGTTCTTAAATCTGGTGAGAACAGCGTCGGGCGAGAGAACGCAGATATTCTGCTTACGCACAATACCGTTTCACGCAGGCATGCAAAGATAACCGTGCAGGATGGTCATGTGTGTGTGACCGACTTCGGCAGCACCAACGGTACTTTTGTCGACGGCAGGCGGCTCACAGGCGATGAGGCTGTCGAGATAAAAGATGGAGCCGAGCTGATGTTCGGCAGTATGACCGTCAAATTCCAGGCTCCTTTAGCGCCTATAGAAGAGGCATCTGAAGAATCTGCCCTAGAGTCTGAAGAAGAAACTGAGCAGGAGAATGTCGAATCATCGGCAGTCGAGCCTGATGTGGAACCTGAAACCGAAGTAGAGAGTGCCGAAGGTGAACCAGCGCCTGTAGGCAAGCTCATCGCCAATGATGGGTCGATGAGTTTCGATATTGCAAATGGAGAGAACACCATAGGCCGCCGCGATGGCGATAACACAATCGTTATATCCGACCCATACATCTCAGGCCGCCATGCCGATTTGCATGCTGAAAATGGGCTGTTTATTGTCACCGATGTCGGCAGCACGAATGGGACGTCCGTTAACGGTGTCAGGCTCCAGCCGAACGAACCAAAAGATATACTCGACGGCGATGAGATCACAATCGGCCAAAAGGTCTTTAGAATAGAGGTGGCCTGA